Proteins encoded by one window of Candidatus Methylomirabilota bacterium:
- a CDS encoding CaiB/BaiF CoA-transferase family protein encodes MPDVAGPLADLVILDLTRVLAGPYCTRLLADLGARVVKIERPGEGDDMRKNHLQVEPGRADQSTYFIRINVGKQSVAVDLSHPQGRGVIADLCRVADVFVENFAPGVADKLGLGYGAMAAIKPDLVYCSISGFGQTGPWRERQAFAHIINAASGMMHLDQGDLDAPRASNLQAADVLAGTHAFGAILAALRRRDRTGQGAYLDVSMLEALIAADDVSYAAVLNGGESQGSPRPAMGVFAVGGRHLALQTGGAAALWPRLQALLDRPDLATDPRFATPDQRRRHWPALRDIIGEWLARFASVDEALDALRGARIPAAAVLMPQEVAEHAHLKARGAFPTVPHPGRGEVRVTATPFQIDGRATAPAGAAPYRVGEHTRTVLTQLLGYKDRDIDELAQAGAIEAP; translated from the coding sequence GTGCCCGACGTCGCCGGTCCCCTCGCCGACCTCGTGATCCTCGATCTCACCCGCGTGCTCGCCGGCCCCTACTGCACGCGCCTGCTCGCCGACCTCGGCGCGCGCGTCGTCAAGATCGAGCGCCCTGGCGAGGGCGACGACATGCGGAAGAACCACCTGCAAGTCGAGCCCGGCCGCGCCGATCAGTCCACCTACTTCATCCGCATCAACGTGGGCAAGCAGAGCGTGGCGGTCGATCTGAGCCACCCGCAGGGCCGCGGGGTGATCGCGGATCTCTGCCGCGTGGCCGACGTCTTCGTGGAGAACTTCGCCCCCGGGGTGGCGGACAAGCTCGGCCTCGGCTACGGCGCGATGGCCGCGATCAAGCCCGACCTCGTCTACTGCTCGATCTCCGGCTTCGGTCAGACCGGCCCGTGGCGCGAGCGGCAGGCCTTCGCCCACATCATCAACGCGGCGTCCGGGATGATGCACCTCGACCAGGGCGATCTGGACGCCCCGCGCGCGTCGAACCTCCAGGCCGCCGACGTGCTGGCGGGCACCCACGCCTTCGGGGCCATCCTGGCCGCCCTGCGCCGCCGCGACCGCACCGGGCAGGGCGCGTACCTGGACGTCTCGATGCTGGAGGCGCTCATCGCGGCCGACGACGTCTCGTACGCCGCGGTGCTCAACGGCGGCGAGTCGCAGGGCTCGCCCCGGCCGGCCATGGGCGTCTTCGCGGTCGGCGGGCGTCACTTGGCGCTCCAGACCGGCGGGGCGGCCGCGCTGTGGCCGCGCCTGCAGGCGCTGCTCGACCGGCCCGACCTGGCCACCGACCCGCGCTTCGCGACGCCGGATCAGCGCCGGCGCCACTGGCCCGCGCTGCGCGACATCATCGGGGAGTGGCTCGCGCGGTTCGCCAGCGTGGACGAGGCGCTGGACGCGCTGCGCGGCGCGCGCATTCCCGCGGCGGCGGTGCTCATGCCGCAGGAGGTCGCCGAGCACGCGCACCTGAAGGCGCGCGGTGCCTTCCCCACCGTCCCGCACCCGGGGCGCGGCGAGGTGCGCGTGACCGCCACTCCGTTCCAGATCGACGGCCGGGCCACCGCGCCGGCCGGCGCCGCCCCGTATCGGGTCGGCGAGCACACCCGCACGGTGCTCACGCAGCTGCTGGGCTACAAGGACCGCGACATCGACGAGCTGGCCCAGGCCGGCGCCATCGAGGCGCCCTGA
- a CDS encoding thiamine pyrophosphate-dependent enzyme, whose translation MAATPMTGGEALVRSLYNEGVRVVFGLPGVQLYGVMAALRDEPRIRFITTRHEQATSFMADGYARAGGDFGTALVVPGPGLLNTLSGLSTAYSASSPVLMLSGQIPRDSIGRDIGLLHEVNDQQDCIAPVTKWRRRILAVADVPAAVREAARQLRSGRPRPVEIEMPPETMEDEGLAELLPPAEIERPAAAARDIDRAAELLLAARAPLIYAGGGVHLSGAHDALAAVAEHLQAGVAQSAEGKGAVSDHNPLSLGAAFWRESPLRAHIHEADVVLAVGSRLATVSFKPGTRIVQIDADEREIGRSHPDTLGLVGDARATLEALLERLRAAFSPRASRKAEHEALRARIAADDTMEPNASILRSLRAGMPERAILVAGMTQIGYYSRPFWPVYEPRTYLSSSYSGNLGYAYPVALGAKVARPDRPVVSVSGDGGFLFNAQELSTAVRHRINVVAVVFNDGSYGNVARDLDESWGGQYGAELANPDFMKLADAFGVLGLRATEPTQVGRLVREAIDRDRPALVEVPVGRMDRPKFFTPRRSPVKVPR comes from the coding sequence ATGGCGGCGACACCCATGACCGGCGGCGAGGCGCTCGTGCGCTCGCTCTACAACGAGGGCGTGCGGGTGGTCTTCGGGCTGCCCGGCGTCCAGCTCTACGGCGTGATGGCCGCGCTGCGGGACGAGCCGCGCATCCGCTTCATCACCACGCGCCACGAGCAGGCCACCAGCTTCATGGCGGACGGCTACGCGCGCGCGGGCGGCGACTTCGGCACCGCGCTGGTGGTGCCCGGACCAGGGCTTCTCAATACGTTGTCCGGCCTCTCCACCGCGTACTCCGCCTCCTCCCCGGTGCTGATGCTCTCCGGTCAGATCCCCCGCGACAGCATCGGCCGGGACATCGGCCTCCTCCACGAGGTCAACGATCAGCAGGACTGCATCGCCCCGGTCACCAAGTGGCGGCGGCGGATCCTCGCGGTGGCCGACGTGCCCGCCGCGGTTCGCGAGGCGGCGCGGCAGCTCCGCTCGGGACGGCCGCGCCCGGTCGAGATCGAGATGCCGCCCGAGACCATGGAGGACGAGGGCCTGGCCGAGCTGCTGCCGCCCGCCGAGATCGAGCGGCCCGCCGCGGCCGCGCGGGACATCGATCGGGCGGCCGAGCTGCTGCTCGCCGCGCGGGCTCCGCTGATCTACGCGGGCGGCGGCGTCCATCTCTCCGGAGCCCACGACGCCCTCGCCGCGGTGGCCGAGCACCTGCAGGCCGGAGTGGCCCAGTCCGCCGAGGGCAAGGGCGCGGTGAGCGATCACAACCCGCTCTCGCTGGGCGCCGCGTTCTGGCGCGAGTCGCCGCTGCGCGCGCACATCCACGAGGCCGACGTGGTGCTGGCGGTGGGCAGCCGTCTCGCGACCGTGTCGTTCAAGCCCGGCACCCGCATCGTCCAGATCGACGCCGACGAGCGTGAGATCGGCCGCAGCCACCCGGACACCCTGGGTTTGGTCGGCGACGCGCGGGCCACGCTCGAGGCGTTGCTCGAGCGGCTGCGCGCCGCGTTCTCGCCCCGCGCCTCGCGCAAGGCCGAGCACGAGGCGCTGCGCGCGCGCATCGCCGCCGACGACACGATGGAGCCCAACGCGTCGATCCTCCGGTCGCTGCGCGCGGGCATGCCCGAGCGCGCCATCCTGGTCGCGGGCATGACCCAGATCGGCTACTACTCGCGGCCGTTCTGGCCGGTGTACGAGCCGCGCACGTACCTGTCGTCGTCGTACTCCGGCAACCTGGGCTACGCCTACCCGGTGGCGCTCGGCGCCAAGGTGGCGCGCCCGGATCGGCCGGTGGTGTCGGTGTCGGGCGACGGGGGCTTTCTCTTCAACGCCCAGGAGCTGTCGACCGCGGTGCGCCACCGCATCAACGTGGTCGCGGTGGTCTTCAACGACGGCTCGTACGGCAACGTGGCGCGCGACCTCGACGAATCCTGGGGCGGACAGTACGGGGCCGAGCTGGCCAACCCCGACTTCATGAAGCTGGCCGACGCCTTCGGCGTGCTCGGCCTGCGCGCCACCGAGCCGACGCAGGTCGGACGGCTGGTCCGCGAGGCGATCGACCGAGACCGGCCGGCCCTGGTGGAGGTACCGGTGGGGCGGATGGATCGGCCGAAGTTCTTCACCCCGCGGCGGAGCCCGGTCAAGGTCCCGCGGTAA
- a CDS encoding aldolase/citrate lyase family protein, with amino-acid sequence MRRNRLRERLRAGRPSLGTHVHSAWPAVVELVGHTGLFDYVEFVGEYAPYDLFALENLARAVDTFDHMTAMFKVEQQPRTYLAVRAIGAGIQNLLFADPRTPEDVRECVRSVRAETPEAGGLHGVGMRRDVGYVVDVGSPAFVQALDDAVVAIMIEKASAVDNLEALLSVPGVDMVQFGPADYSMSIGLAGQWNHPRVVEAERHVIKTALAMGIAPRAEISHPSEAKAYLDLGVRHFCMGWDVSILFDWLRSEGRALRDLLGAG; translated from the coding sequence ATGCGACGCAATCGACTGCGTGAGCGGCTGCGGGCGGGCCGGCCCTCGCTCGGCACGCACGTCCACTCCGCGTGGCCGGCGGTGGTGGAGCTGGTCGGCCACACCGGCCTCTTCGACTACGTGGAGTTCGTGGGCGAGTACGCGCCCTACGATCTCTTCGCCCTCGAGAACCTCGCGCGGGCGGTGGACACCTTCGACCACATGACCGCGATGTTCAAGGTCGAGCAGCAGCCGCGCACGTATCTGGCCGTGCGCGCGATCGGGGCGGGGATCCAGAACCTGCTCTTCGCAGACCCGCGGACCCCCGAGGATGTGCGCGAATGCGTGCGCAGCGTGCGGGCGGAGACGCCGGAGGCCGGCGGCCTCCACGGCGTCGGCATGCGCCGCGACGTCGGCTACGTGGTCGACGTGGGCTCGCCCGCGTTTGTCCAGGCCCTCGACGACGCGGTGGTGGCGATCATGATCGAGAAGGCCTCCGCGGTGGACAACCTAGAGGCGCTGCTGTCGGTCCCGGGCGTGGACATGGTGCAGTTCGGGCCCGCCGACTACTCGATGAGCATCGGCCTCGCCGGGCAGTGGAATCATCCGCGCGTCGTCGAGGCGGAGCGTCACGTGATCAAGACGGCCCTGGCCATGGGCATCGCCCCGCGCGCGGAGATCTCGCATCCGAGCGAGGCGAAGGCCTATCTCGACCTCGGCGTCCGCCACTTCTGCATGGGCTGGGACGTGAGCATCCTGTTCGACTGGCTCAGGAGCGAGGGCCGCGCCCTGCGCGATCTGCTCGGCGCGGGCTGA